One genomic window of Nicotiana sylvestris chromosome 10, ASM39365v2, whole genome shotgun sequence includes the following:
- the LOC104221714 gene encoding phosphoglycerate mutase-like protein AT74, which translates to MENASSGTNNGKKPSRLPKRIILVRHGESEGNVDKNIYAITPDHKVQLTEKGKEQSKKAGEMIRGLVCDSRNSGKEKVYFYVSPFLRTRETLKEIGAAFSSSEIIGVREESRVREMDYAKFHNTEKMDEYKKERERYGKFFYRFPGGESAADVYDRVSGFIESLWRDIDMDMISYGANDDINLIIISHGLTIRVLLMRLFRWTAEQVDNLTSPKNAEVRIMELGHEGEYSLALHHDDQTLEKWGLSPEMIANQKLRAYPPKVDLDKRVFSSNYFDHLANIFNLDVKKK; encoded by the exons ATGGAAAACGCCAGCAGCGGAACTAACAACGGGAAGAAGCCAAGTCGGTTGCCGAAGAGGATCATACTGGTGCGCCATGGCGAGAGTGAGGGTAACGTAGACAAAAATATCTACGCTATCACACCTGACCATAAAGTTCAGCTCACAGAGAAAGGCAAAGAGCAATCCAAGAAGGCCGGGGAGATGATCCGCGGCCTAGTTTGTGACAGCAGGAATTCAGGAAAAGAGAAGGTGTATTTCTATGTATCTCCCTTCTTGCGCACCCGTGAGACACTGAAAGAGATAGGCGCTGCATTTTCCAGCAGCGAGATCATCGGGGTAAGAGAAGAAAGCAGGGTGAGAGAAATGGACTATGCCAAATTTCATAATACAGAGAAGATGGACGAGTATAAGAAGGAAAGAGAGAGATATGGAAAGTTCTTTTACCGGTTTCCCGGTGGAGAATCTGCCGCCGATGTGTACGACAGGGTTTCAG GTTTTATCGAATCTCTATGGAGGGACATAGACATGGACATGATTTCCTATGGTGCTAACGACGACATAAATCTTATTATAATCAGTCACGGGCTGACCATTCGAGTTTTGCTCATGAGATTGTTTAGATGGACAGCAGAACAAGTTGACAACCTAACAAGTCCCAAAAATGCCGAGGTTCGAATCATGGAGTTAGGGCATGAGGGTGAGTACAGCCTTGCATTACATCATGATGATCAAACATTAGAGAAATGGGGACTTTCTCCCGAAATGATTGCTAATCAAAAGCTAAGGGCTTACCCACCTAAGGTTGACCTTGACAAGCGCGTCTTCTCTAGTAATTACTTTGATCATTTGGCCAACATTTTTAATCTTGAtgttaagaaaaaataa